The DNA segment GTGCTTCAGGGTTGTCTGAGACAATTTCAGTTGCTGGACATGATGCGGACGGAAATGGACGAAAAGCGCGTGCCGCCGGCACAGGTCATGCAGACACTCGGCCGGCACCTGCACTTCCGCCGTAAGCCGATCATCGAACAGGCCCTCAAGAGCTGGACGGCGCCGGCAATCGCGCGGGAAATGAACAGATTGCAGGCCGCCATTCTTCAAACGCGGCAACGCGCCAGTCTGGAAGACACAATCGCCACCCAGACGCTGCTGGCAACCACGCTGCAATCGGCCCGCAAGGGCTGACTGACGCGAAACCGCTCAACGCCGCTCCAGCAGCCGGCAAATCTCTTCGAGCTGCTCCAGGGTCTTGTAGGAGATCTTCACCTGACCGCCGCTGCCACGATGATTGATCGCGACGTCCAGCCCCAGCGTGTCGGATAATGTTCTTTCCAACGCCAGCGTATCGGAATCCTTCTCGTCCTTGCGAGCGCTTACGGGGCGGGGATCGTTCTGAGCCTTGATATCGTTCTGCGCCAGCCGCTCGGCATCACGCACCGACATTCCCTTGGAAACAATCGTCCGAGCAAGTGCTGCCGGATCGGAAGTCGAAACCAGCGCGCGTGCATGGCCGGCCGATAGACTACCGCCGGCGAGCATGTCGCGAACCGGTTCCGGCAGCTTCAGCAGGCGCAGCGAATTGGCGACATGACTGCGGCTTTTGCCAATGATCTCGCCAAGGTCATTCTGCGTATAGCCATGTTCGGCTATCAACTGCTCGTAGCCCAGCGCTTCTTCCAAAGGATTGAGATCGGCGCGCTGAACATTTTCAACGATGGCGATTTCCAGAGCGGTTTTGTCATCAACATCGCGCACGATAACGGGAATTTCGATCAGGCCGGCCAGTTGCGCCGCGCGCCAGCGTCTTTCTCCGGCTATGATTTCATAGCGAT comes from the Rhizobium sp. NXC24 genome and includes:
- a CDS encoding ParB/RepB/Spo0J family partition protein, which gives rise to MNDDVSKRRLGRGLAALIGEMDQPTPVDAGKPGVNPDRMVPIEFISRNPKNPRRYFDETELHDLASSIRQHGIVQPVVVRTVSVDRYEIIAGERRWRAAQLAGLIEIPVIVRDVDDKTALEIAIVENVQRADLNPLEEALGYEQLIAEHGYTQNDLGEIIGKSRSHVANSLRLLKLPEPVRDMLAGGSLSAGHARALVSTSDPAALARTIVSKGMSVRDAERLAQNDIKAQNDPRPVSARKDEKDSDTLALERTLSDTLGLDVAINHRGSGGQVKISYKTLEQLEEICRLLERR